A region of Roseobacter litoralis Och 149 DNA encodes the following proteins:
- a CDS encoding nucleotide exchange factor GrpE codes for MAEPKNEDFLDDIEDAEADAYAEEMEEIDEEALEVEQLRAERDQLKDRFMRALADAENARKRSDRDRREAENYGGSKLSRDMLPVYDNMKRALEAVTDEQREQNAALLEGIELTMRELLSVFKKHGIEVIAPEVGDRFDPQHHQAMFEAPVPGTRAGDIIQVAAEGFMLHDRLLRPAQVGVSSTPAG; via the coding sequence ATGGCAGAGCCGAAGAACGAAGATTTCCTGGATGACATCGAAGATGCCGAGGCAGACGCCTATGCGGAAGAGATGGAAGAGATTGATGAAGAGGCGCTTGAGGTCGAACAGCTGCGTGCTGAGCGTGATCAGCTAAAGGATCGCTTCATGCGGGCCTTGGCGGATGCCGAAAACGCACGCAAGCGCTCGGACAGAGACCGTCGCGAAGCTGAAAACTATGGCGGATCCAAGCTGTCCCGCGACATGCTGCCTGTGTATGACAACATGAAACGCGCGCTTGAGGCCGTCACTGATGAGCAGCGGGAACAAAACGCCGCCCTGCTGGAGGGCATTGAACTGACCATGCGCGAATTGCTCAGCGTGTTCAAAAAGCATGGTATTGAAGTGATCGCGCCAGAGGTTGGGGACCGGTTTGATCCGCAGCACCATCAGGCGATGTTTGAAGCCCCTGTGCCCGGCACCAGAGCTGGTGATATCATTCAGGTCGCGGCCGAAGGCTTCATGCTGCACGACCGACTGCTACGTCCAGCGCAGGTTGGGGTTTCTTCCACACCTGCGGGCTAA
- a CDS encoding ParB/RepB/Spo0J family partition protein, translating to MAGGTDRKRGLGRGLSALMSDVAEAETAAGPGAPGSNQKIPIDQISPNPDQPRKLFEDRDLDDLTASIKEKGVIQPLIVRKTGADQFEIVAGERRWRAAQRAQLHELPVVVREFTDVEVLEVAIIENIQRADLNPIEEAAGYRQLMDRFGHTQEKMAEALGKSRSHIANLLRLLGLPEAVLQMVRQGALSAGHARALIPAQDPLKLAQQIVKGGLSVRAAEALVKKERSGPAETPRAAASPTPEKDADTKALEGDLSANLGMKVELSHKPGAESGQMTLHYKSLDDLDELCRILGGS from the coding sequence ATGGCAGGCGGGACAGATCGGAAGCGCGGATTGGGGCGAGGGTTATCGGCTCTGATGTCGGATGTGGCGGAGGCGGAAACCGCTGCAGGTCCCGGGGCGCCCGGTTCGAATCAGAAGATACCAATCGATCAGATTTCACCGAATCCGGATCAACCTCGGAAACTATTCGAAGACCGCGATCTTGATGATCTGACAGCCTCCATCAAAGAAAAGGGCGTGATCCAGCCGCTGATCGTTCGAAAAACCGGCGCGGATCAGTTTGAGATCGTCGCGGGTGAACGTCGCTGGCGGGCGGCCCAACGTGCACAGCTTCACGAACTGCCAGTGGTTGTGCGTGAATTCACGGATGTTGAGGTCCTCGAGGTTGCGATTATCGAGAACATTCAGCGCGCTGATCTCAACCCCATTGAAGAGGCTGCGGGGTACCGCCAGCTTATGGATCGATTTGGTCATACGCAGGAAAAGATGGCCGAAGCTTTGGGTAAGAGCCGCAGCCATATTGCAAACCTTCTGAGATTGTTGGGTCTGCCCGAGGCCGTTCTGCAGATGGTGCGCCAGGGCGCGCTCAGCGCGGGGCATGCGCGGGCGCTGATCCCGGCGCAGGACCCGCTCAAACTGGCGCAACAGATCGTTAAGGGCGGTCTTTCGGTGCGTGCAGCGGAGGCCTTGGTCAAGAAAGAGCGCTCAGGCCCTGCTGAAACACCACGCGCCGCGGCAAGCCCGACCCCAGAAAAGGATGCGGACACGAAAGCACTTGAGGGTGACTTGTCCGCGAATCTTGGCATGAAGGTTGAGCTTTCTCACAAACCGGGTGCTGAAAGCGGGCAGATGACGCTGCATTACAAATCATTGGATGATCTGGACGAGTTATGCCGGATTCTAGGCGGTTCTTAA
- the hrcA gene encoding heat-inducible transcriptional repressor HrcA, with protein sequence MNDVPNILGEMNERSREVFRRVVEGYLADGAPVGSRTLTRDFSEKVSAATIRNTMQDLEYLGLLDSPHISAGRIPTQMGLRMFVDGLLEIGDPDETDREKIDATMSSNAEDVSGLLDRVGSALSGVTQGASLVMTPKHEAPIKHIEFVSLSPERALVVLVFADGHVENRLFSPPAGQTPSSMREAANFLNALIEGKTLSEVHGAIKKEIRNRRQEIDSLAQALVESGMAVWEGEGDQNERLIVRGRSNLLTEDGEGEDFERIRLLFDDLERKRDIAEFLERTEEGDGVRIFIGSENKLFSLSGSSLVVSPYMNADRKIIGAVGVIGPTRLNYGRIVPIVNYTAQLVGKLIADRS encoded by the coding sequence ATGAATGATGTGCCGAATATTCTGGGAGAGATGAACGAACGCTCGCGCGAGGTTTTCCGGCGCGTGGTTGAGGGCTATCTGGCAGATGGCGCCCCGGTAGGGTCGCGCACCCTGACGCGTGATTTCAGCGAAAAGGTAAGTGCCGCAACCATACGCAATACGATGCAGGATCTCGAATACCTCGGTCTGCTGGATAGCCCGCATATCAGCGCGGGGCGAATTCCGACGCAGATGGGATTGCGCATGTTTGTTGATGGCCTGTTGGAAATCGGTGACCCGGATGAGACGGACCGCGAGAAGATCGACGCGACCATGTCCTCAAACGCCGAAGACGTGAGTGGTCTTCTGGATCGTGTCGGCTCCGCGCTGTCGGGTGTGACGCAAGGCGCGTCGCTGGTGATGACCCCCAAACACGAAGCGCCGATCAAGCACATCGAATTTGTATCGCTGTCGCCTGAACGTGCGTTGGTGGTGTTGGTCTTTGCCGATGGTCACGTTGAGAATCGCCTCTTTTCGCCGCCTGCAGGTCAGACACCCAGTTCCATGCGCGAGGCGGCCAATTTCCTGAACGCGCTGATTGAGGGCAAGACGCTCAGCGAAGTGCATGGCGCGATAAAAAAGGAAATTCGGAACCGGCGACAGGAAATTGATTCGCTGGCGCAGGCTCTTGTGGAAAGCGGTATGGCCGTTTGGGAAGGCGAGGGCGATCAGAATGAGCGTTTGATTGTGCGGGGTCGGTCCAATTTGCTGACCGAGGATGGCGAAGGAGAGGATTTCGAGCGCATTCGCCTGTTGTTTGATGACCTTGAACGCAAGCGTGATATCGCCGAATTTCTTGAGCGAACCGAAGAAGGCGACGGTGTGCGCATTTTTATTGGCTCTGAAAACAAACTTTTTTCACTTTCGGGTTCCTCTCTGGTGGTTTCCCCATATATGAACGCTGATCGAAAGATCATTGGTGCCGTCGGTGTCATTGGTCCGACGAGATTGAATTACGGCCGTATTGTTCCAATTGTGAACTACACGGCGCAACTGGTTGGTAAATTGATCGCTGATCGGAGCTAG
- the hemW gene encoding radical SAM family heme chaperone HemW gives MAEDWENGGFGLYIHWPYCEAKCPYCDFNSHVVRQIDQAAWRDAYLVELRRAAAETRGRVLRSVFFGGGTPSLMDPDTVADVIREIRALWPVANDLEITLEANPSSVEAGRFAAFREGGITRISMGIQALNDDDLRRLGRIHTVKEAQTAFDIARSTFERVSFDLIYARQGQSLQAWEQELKQALDMAVDHLSLYQLTIEQGTAFGDRYNAGKLRDLPDEDLSADLYTLTQDLCGSAGMPGYEVSNHARDGAQSRHNLIYWRYGDYLGIGPGAHGRLTANRQRWATECHSNPNRWLNSVTGKDAEKPRAALTSQDQASEFLLMGLRLKEGIDKNRYETLSGKPLDANAISDLVNLGMISDSENRLVVLDQGFIVLNAVISRLLEG, from the coding sequence TTGGCTGAAGATTGGGAAAACGGTGGGTTTGGCCTCTATATCCATTGGCCGTACTGCGAAGCCAAATGCCCCTATTGTGATTTTAACAGCCATGTTGTGCGTCAAATTGATCAGGCAGCATGGCGCGATGCCTATCTGGTTGAGCTTCGCCGTGCGGCGGCTGAAACGCGGGGTCGTGTCCTGCGGTCCGTGTTTTTCGGGGGTGGCACCCCCAGCCTGATGGACCCGGATACGGTTGCGGATGTGATCCGAGAAATTCGCGCGCTCTGGCCCGTTGCGAATGATCTGGAAATCACCTTGGAGGCAAACCCAAGCTCAGTCGAAGCTGGTCGCTTTGCCGCATTCCGCGAGGGCGGTATTACCCGGATTTCGATGGGCATTCAGGCGCTGAACGATGATGACCTGCGCCGCCTTGGCCGCATTCATACGGTCAAAGAAGCGCAGACAGCGTTTGATATCGCGCGTTCAACATTTGAGCGTGTCAGCTTTGATTTGATCTATGCGCGGCAGGGTCAAAGTCTGCAGGCTTGGGAGCAGGAATTGAAACAGGCGCTGGATATGGCGGTGGATCATCTGTCGCTTTATCAGCTTACCATAGAACAAGGCACGGCATTCGGTGACCGTTACAACGCCGGAAAATTGCGTGATCTGCCTGATGAGGACCTCAGCGCCGATCTGTACACACTGACGCAAGATCTCTGTGGTTCGGCGGGCATGCCGGGCTACGAAGTGTCCAACCACGCGCGCGACGGGGCGCAATCGCGGCACAATCTGATTTACTGGCGCTATGGTGACTATCTTGGGATTGGTCCCGGTGCGCATGGGCGCCTGACGGCGAACCGCCAGCGATGGGCGACGGAATGTCATTCCAATCCAAACAGATGGCTCAATAGCGTCACGGGCAAAGATGCTGAAAAGCCACGCGCCGCCCTCACGTCACAAGATCAGGCCAGCGAATTCCTACTAATGGGGCTGCGTCTGAAAGAAGGTATCGACAAGAACCGCTATGAGACGCTATCGGGCAAACCGCTGGATGCGAATGCGATTTCAGACCTCGTAAATCTTGGCATGATTTCAGACTCTGAAAACAGATTAGTTGTTTTAGATCAAGGGTTTATAGTTTTAAACGCTGTCATTTCCCGCCTGTTGGAAGGTTAA
- the rph gene encoding ribonuclease PH encodes MRPSGRELNEMRAVSIETGFTKHAEGSALIKIGDTHVLCTATIEDRVPPFIKGSGLGWVTAEYGMLPRATNTRMRRESTAGKQGGRTVEIQRLIGRSLRAGVDRVALGERQITVDCDVLQADGGTRCASITGGWIALRLAVNKLMKAGDVISDPLVDPVAAISCGIYAGQPVMDLDYPEDSEAGVDGNFIMTGTKRLIEVQMSAEGSTFSRDQMNQLMDLAEKGVGELVTAQRAATA; translated from the coding sequence ATGCGTCCCTCTGGTCGAGAACTGAACGAAATGCGCGCCGTTTCTATTGAAACGGGTTTCACCAAGCACGCCGAAGGGTCGGCGCTGATCAAAATCGGGGATACCCATGTTTTGTGTACAGCTACGATTGAAGACCGCGTGCCACCTTTCATCAAGGGATCCGGTTTAGGTTGGGTCACGGCAGAGTATGGCATGCTGCCACGGGCGACGAACACGCGGATGCGGCGCGAATCCACGGCGGGCAAGCAAGGTGGGCGTACCGTTGAAATTCAGCGTCTGATCGGGCGCAGCCTGCGCGCCGGTGTTGATCGTGTTGCCTTGGGCGAACGTCAGATCACGGTGGATTGCGATGTTTTACAGGCGGATGGCGGCACGCGCTGCGCCTCTATCACAGGTGGCTGGATCGCACTGCGTCTGGCGGTCAACAAACTGATGAAAGCGGGCGATGTGATCAGTGATCCGCTGGTTGATCCGGTCGCTGCGATCAGCTGTGGCATTTATGCAGGTCAGCCCGTCATGGACCTGGATTACCCCGAAGATTCAGAAGCTGGCGTGGACGGTAACTTTATCATGACCGGCACAAAACGGCTGATCGAAGTGCAAATGAGCGCCGAAGGGTCCACCTTTTCACGCGATCAGATGAACCAGTTGATGGATTTGGCTGAAAAAGGCGTCGGGGAACTGGTGACCGCGCAACGCGCTGCGACTGCATGA
- the rdgB gene encoding RdgB/HAM1 family non-canonical purine NTP pyrophosphatase: MTRKFDGTRILIATHNAGKLEEMQQLFAPYGVDVVGAAEMGLAEPEETETTFIGNARIKARAAVAATGLPALADDSGIEVEALNDAPGVYTADWAEIPNGRDFIMAMTKTHTKLEEINAPHPRRARFRATLVLAWPDGHDEVFDGRVNGTLVWPMRGKTGHGYDPMFQPDGHDITFAEMDPEQKNRISHRADAFQKLIAGCFG; the protein is encoded by the coding sequence ATGACGCGGAAATTCGACGGCACCCGCATTCTGATTGCAACGCATAACGCGGGCAAGCTCGAAGAGATGCAGCAACTCTTTGCGCCCTATGGTGTGGATGTCGTCGGCGCCGCAGAGATGGGTCTGGCCGAACCGGAGGAAACCGAGACCACCTTTATCGGCAACGCGCGCATCAAGGCGCGTGCTGCTGTTGCGGCCACGGGGTTGCCGGCTTTGGCCGACGACTCAGGGATCGAGGTCGAAGCCCTGAATGACGCACCGGGGGTCTATACCGCCGATTGGGCAGAAATCCCCAACGGTCGGGATTTTATCATGGCGATGACCAAAACGCATACCAAGCTGGAAGAAATCAACGCCCCCCACCCGCGCCGCGCCCGTTTCAGAGCCACGCTCGTGCTGGCATGGCCCGACGGGCATGACGAGGTGTTTGACGGGCGCGTCAACGGCACCCTCGTCTGGCCAATGCGCGGGAAAACCGGTCACGGGTATGATCCGATGTTTCAGCCTGACGGCCATGACATCACCTTTGCGGAAATGGACCCGGAACAGAAAAACCGCATCAGCCATCGTGCGGACGCTTTTCAAAAACTGATCGCAGGCTGTTTTGGCTGA